The following nucleotide sequence is from Chitinophagales bacterium.
AGTGTATTCTTCTATCAGCGGCTTACTGGGTGTAGCGGTTACAGACGCCTTTCAGTTTGTGGTTGCCATGACAGGCTGTATTGTGCTGGCTGTCTTGGTATTGCACAGCGAACGGATTGGTGGAATTTCCGGATTGAAAGAGCAACTTCCCGGGTGGTCGCTTGATTTCTTCCCGGAGATAAAAGGACATTCATACACGGGTAATGTGGCAACAACACTCACCATCAGCTTCGGTGCTTTCCTGGCATATGTTGGTTTGCAGTGGTGGGCCAGCTGGTATCCGGGCGCCGAACCAGGCGGCGGCGGCTATGTGGCGCAACGGATGATGAGTACTAAAAATGAAAAGCATTCCATTTATGCCACGTTGTTATTCCAGGTTGCGCATTATTGCATCAGGCCGTGGCCATGGATCATCGTTGGCCTTTGTTCTATGGTATTGTATCCCGAACTGGCAATGGAAGACAAGAAGGAAGGGTTTGTGATGGCCATGAAAGACTATTTGCCTACCGGCCTGAAGGGATTCCTGCTGGTCGCTTTTTTTGCGGCGTATATGAGTACGCTCTCCACACAACTGAACTGGGGTGCCAGTTATTTATTGAATGATGTTTACAAAAGATTTGTGAAGCAGCCGTCAATTTTCAGCGATGCAAAGTCAGGTGAAAAACATTATGTGGCCGTGAGCCGAGCCATCACCATTATCCTTATGGTGGTATCACTGGCTGTTACCACGCAGATGAAAACGATCTCCGGTGTGTGGTCTTTTCTGATTGAATGCGGTGCAGGGCTGGGACTTGTACTCATACTCCGCTGGTACTGGTGGCGGATCAATGCATGGAGCGAAATTGCGGCTACCGTAGCTCCGTTTGCCGGTTTTGCTTTTTCAAGATTTGTGATGCATTGGGAATTCCCGGACAGTTTCTTCGTGACAGTAGGATTTACCACCTTGTGCTGGCTGATTGTAACATTTATCACACCGCCTGCTGATGCAGCTACACTCCGCTCTTTTTACGAACGCATCCATCCCGGAGGCTGGTGGGAACCTGTGCGTTTGGCGGCAGGAATGGAACGATCATCACAGCAAATCGGTAAGCTCACTATTTGCTGGCTGAGCGCTGTTGTCATGACGTATTCCATTCTGTTTCTCACCGGTTCATTGATATTCATGGAATGGGCGTATGCGGCGATCTATGCCTGCACAGCGGTTGTCAGTGGGATCTTGCTGCGAACGTTTATTACCCGCACAAAAATTTTCATGGATTGATGCTTCGGTGAACTGAATGTTCTGATGATGAAAAAGCTGTTCCTGCTGTCGATAGTCTTCCGGATGAGTGGTGTAATGGCACAGAGTACTTTTCTGCCATTGCATGATGAATCCTATCATTACCTCCAACGGCTGGAAATAAAATCAGGCAACATCACAGATGCACTGCATTTTTCATCCCTCCCTTTGCAAAGGAAGGATGTTGTCATTTTCCTCGATTCCATCCAAAGGACTGCAGTAACAAATTCTGCTGTTGACAGCCAGTCAATTGATTTCCTGCTCACTGATAACGATGAATGGTCGGAATATGAAGGAGCAGCAAGCAGGAAGCCTTTACTGAAATATCTCTACCGCGACAAAGCCAGCC
It contains:
- a CDS encoding Na+:solute symporter, which gives rise to MQLEILDWAIIAVYFIVTTYIGLKFSKQAGKDTAGFFLGGRNLPWYLAGTSMVATTFAADTPLAVTELVSKNGIAGNWLWWSFLFGGMLTVFFFSRLWRRANIMTEVELIELRYSGKPAAFLRGFKGVYLGLFMNTLIIGWVNLAMISILKVFFGISTEEALLYAAVMMLLTAVYSSISGLLGVAVTDAFQFVVAMTGCIVLAVLVLHSERIGGISGLKEQLPGWSLDFFPEIKGHSYTGNVATTLTISFGAFLAYVGLQWWASWYPGAEPGGGGYVAQRMMSTKNEKHSIYATLLFQVAHYCIRPWPWIIVGLCSMVLYPELAMEDKKEGFVMAMKDYLPTGLKGFLLVAFFAAYMSTLSTQLNWGASYLLNDVYKRFVKQPSIFSDAKSGEKHYVAVSRAITIILMVVSLAVTTQMKTISGVWSFLIECGAGLGLVLILRWYWWRINAWSEIAATVAPFAGFAFSRFVMHWEFPDSFFVTVGFTTLCWLIVTFITPPADAATLRSFYERIHPGGWWEPVRLAAGMERSSQQIGKLTICWLSAVVMTYSILFLTGSLIFMEWAYAAIYACTAVVSGILLRTFITRTKIFMD